The following coding sequences are from one Triticum dicoccoides isolate Atlit2015 ecotype Zavitan chromosome 4A, WEW_v2.0, whole genome shotgun sequence window:
- the LOC119283427 gene encoding uncharacterized protein LOC119283427 codes for MLDVRRLYRTFTGNAEHFWFPSPLSARALSPRGLDGGGAGRLQDSFFFGWRLAWCCRSQPFLHCTMDTHAYTSAPEEEQEASRKLRLHVSEIEAVQKQNQTA; via the exons ATGCTAGACGTACGGAGGCTTTACAGGACTTTTACAGGCAATGCTGAG CATTTTTGGTTTCCCTCCCCTCTCTCGGCGCGCGCGCTATCCCCTCGTGGCCTCGacgggggcggggcggggcggctacaGGATTCCTTCTTCTTCGGTTGGCGGTTGGCGTGGTGTTGTAG GTCACAACCCTTCCTTCACTGCACTATGGATACACATGCATATACTTCTGCGCCGGAG GAAGAACAGGAGGCTTCTCGGAAGTTAAGGTTGCATGTCAGTGAGATAGAAGCAGTGCAAAAACAAAATCAAACT